A stretch of Pseudoprevotella muciniphila DNA encodes these proteins:
- a CDS encoding adenine-specific methyltransferase EcoRI family protein, producing MANKTLNAAKSAKKDEFYTQMADIERELQHYWQHFRGKVVLCNCDDPYESNFFKYFALRFNQLGLKKLICTCYNGSPVAGTQLSLFGLDTEGNEKKIAYKVEISEVKDVNGDGAVDLADVEYLIQNDKNVLSELKGNGDFRSKECIELLKQADIVVTNPPFSLFREYVAQLMEYGKKFLIIGNVNALTYRDIFPLIKENKMWIGPSITSGDRKFNVPDDYPLNAATCGIDDDGRKYIRVKGVRWFTNMDHNKRHEELDLVCRYSPEEYPQYDNYDAINVDRTSDIPCNYDGIMGVPITFLDKYCPEQFEIVNANDYSKKYANINIKDVVSKEVELLSPGADGWHINGKKKYARIFIRNKHPQMP from the coding sequence ATGGCAAACAAGACACTGAATGCCGCAAAGTCTGCAAAAAAGGATGAATTCTATACGCAGATGGCGGACATAGAGCGCGAGTTGCAGCACTATTGGCAGCATTTCCGCGGCAAGGTGGTGCTCTGCAACTGCGACGACCCCTACGAAAGCAACTTCTTCAAATATTTTGCCCTGCGTTTCAACCAACTCGGGCTGAAAAAACTCATCTGCACCTGCTACAACGGTTCACCCGTAGCAGGTACACAACTATCCCTCTTCGGACTTGATACCGAAGGCAACGAAAAGAAGATTGCCTACAAAGTAGAGATATCCGAAGTAAAGGACGTGAACGGAGACGGGGCAGTGGATCTCGCTGACGTGGAGTACCTGATTCAAAACGACAAGAATGTGCTTTCGGAACTCAAGGGCAACGGCGATTTCCGCTCAAAGGAATGTATAGAACTCCTCAAACAGGCAGACATCGTCGTTACCAACCCGCCCTTCTCACTATTTCGGGAGTATGTGGCACAACTTATGGAGTATGGGAAGAAGTTTTTGATAATAGGCAACGTTAACGCATTAACATATAGGGACATTTTCCCACTCATTAAAGAAAATAAGATGTGGATAGGTCCGAGTATAACAAGTGGTGATAGGAAATTTAATGTTCCAGATGATTATCCATTAAATGCAGCAACTTGTGGCATTGATGATGATGGAAGGAAGTATATAAGAGTAAAAGGAGTAAGATGGTTCACAAATATGGATCATAACAAGCGTCACGAAGAACTCGATTTAGTTTGCCGCTACTCCCCTGAAGAATACCCTCAATATGACAATTACGACGCAATCAATGTAGATAGAACGTCTGACATCCCTTGTAACTATGATGGAATAATGGGAGTTCCTATAACTTTCCTTGACAAGTATTGCCCAGAACAATTTGAAATAGTAAATGCCAATGATTATTCCAAGAAATATGCCAATATAAATATTAAAGATGTAGTTTCAAAAGAAGTAGAACTGCTCTCGCCAGGTGCTGATGGTTGGCATATAAATGGTAAAAAGAAATATGCACGAATTTTCATCCGCAACAAACACCCCCAAATGCCATGA
- a CDS encoding HNH endonuclease family protein, translating into MMTIKQIEVTVRDITTGYINNDEQGVRGYNGQLDIRPPYQREFIYSDKEQQAVITTVLHGYPLNVMYWVKRSDDAECPYEVMDGQQRTLSLCEYVAGKFSYDFKNFFNLTDDIKNKILDYKLTVYVCEGEASEKLEWFKTINIAGKPLNEQEINNAVYAGPFVSDAKRHFSKSNCGAYRLGKDLVDGTPIRQDFLKRALEWMADHETREGKRQTPVGYMAAHQHDPNANNLWTYFQNVLNWAQTNFDMKKFRRIMKGLDWALYYDKYRSETLDAADLGKRISELMTDGEIQRQKGIIPYVLTGDERFLDLRAFPQNIKLAVWEKQNHICPHCGKEYDFEFMEGDHITPWRDGGLTVIENCQMLCRECNRRKGAK; encoded by the coding sequence ATGATGACGATAAAACAAATAGAAGTAACAGTAAGAGATATAACTACTGGTTATATCAATAACGATGAGCAAGGTGTGCGTGGTTATAACGGCCAGTTAGATATTCGTCCGCCTTATCAACGTGAGTTCATCTACAGCGACAAGGAGCAGCAGGCAGTGATAACGACCGTGCTGCACGGCTACCCGCTCAACGTGATGTATTGGGTGAAGCGGAGCGACGATGCGGAGTGCCCCTACGAGGTGATGGACGGGCAGCAGCGCACGCTGTCGCTCTGCGAATATGTGGCAGGGAAGTTCTCCTACGACTTCAAGAACTTCTTCAACCTCACCGACGACATCAAGAACAAAATACTCGACTACAAACTCACGGTTTACGTCTGCGAGGGCGAGGCGTCGGAGAAACTTGAGTGGTTCAAGACCATCAACATCGCCGGCAAACCACTCAACGAACAGGAAATAAACAATGCCGTGTATGCCGGACCATTCGTGAGTGATGCCAAGCGCCATTTCTCAAAGTCGAACTGCGGCGCATACCGCTTGGGGAAAGACCTTGTGGACGGCACGCCCATACGTCAGGACTTCCTGAAAAGAGCACTCGAATGGATGGCAGACCATGAAACGCGCGAAGGAAAGCGACAGACGCCCGTGGGATACATGGCAGCACATCAGCACGACCCTAACGCCAACAACCTCTGGACATACTTCCAGAACGTGCTCAACTGGGCACAGACCAACTTCGACATGAAGAAGTTCCGGCGCATCATGAAAGGGCTCGACTGGGCGCTCTACTACGATAAATACCGTTCAGAAACCCTCGACGCTGCCGATCTCGGCAAGCGTATCTCAGAACTCATGACAGATGGCGAAATACAGCGACAGAAAGGCATCATACCCTACGTCCTGACAGGCGACGAGCGCTTTCTCGACCTACGAGCATTCCCTCAAAATATCAAACTCGCCGTATGGGAGAAACAAAACCACATCTGCCCACACTGCGGAAAGGAATACGACTTTGAATTCATGGAGGGCGACCACATCACCCCCTGGCGGGATGGCGGGCTAACCGTCATCGAAAACTGCCAGATGCTCTGCCGCGAATGTAATCGCAGGAAGGGTGCGAAGTAA